From the genome of Latilactobacillus curvatus JCM 1096 = DSM 20019:
TGGTGCAAATGGTACCCGAGTGACTGCCGCAATCGCCGCTAAAACCGCGATGAAAATAATTTCACGGGCGCGAATATCCCGGGTTTCAAACCGCCAATAAAATGGCAGCATACTGGCAATCAAACAGATAAAACTGAAGATCAGAAAATGCTGTCCTTTTAAAGTGACGATAAACAACATGAAAATCGCCATAATCAAGAAAGCCAATCCAAACGTGGTCCAACTATTTTTTAAAGCTTTCATGCGTGCACCTCTTCCCAATTCAGGGCTTCGGGCAATTGACTGCGTAACATTCGGTTGATGGTTGTCGTATAGAAGAAGTTATGCGCGAAAAAGGCATAAGGTTCTTCCTCCGATACAATCGTCCCATCGAATAATAAGGCACACTGACTAGCAAACCGGGCACTAAAGGCCATATCGTGACTTGCCATAATCAACGTTAAGCCTTCCGCTTGTAAACGCGTTAACAATTCACCCAACGCCCGTTTGCGAATCGGATCAAGGCCCTTTGTTGGCTCATCCAACAAGAGTAACTGCGGCTGCGCTAGCAATACAATCCCGAGTGCAATCAATTGTTGCTCGCCGCCACTGGCATCTTGCGGGTTACGTTCAGCAAGGGTTTGAAGACCGAGCTTTGCTAGCATCTCTTCTGCCACTTGTTCTGGTGTTACGCGTTTTAACTGCCGCGCCCGTTCGATAAATTCTTGACGGACACTATCATAACTGAAATGATCGCTCGGTGTTTGTGAGAGATAACCCACTGTTTTGAAAAGTTCAGCTTGCGCCCACTTACCGATCTTCTTCCCCTGTAACTTGATTGCACCATGGCGCGGTTGTAATAAACCAATCAAAAGCTTCAACAACGTCGATTTACCAGTCCCATTTTTACCAACAATCGCTAACCAATCGCCGGTATGAACCTCTAGATTGAGCTGATCTAAAACATAAGGGTCATTTTTTTCATACTGAAAGCTCACATGTTTGGCCTGCAGAATTGTTACTTGGTCGTTCGTGGCTATTTTACGTTTAGCATGCGTTAACTGCCATTGTTGCCGCTCAATCAATTGCTTCCCACTGACAACGGTCAATGGTAATGCCGCAATATCAGCCGGTGCAATCAACTCATTTTGTAAAAAGACGTGTGGCACATCTGGGACGAATTCACGCAATGCCGGTTGCGCCCAAATTGCTGCTAATCCACCAGCAACCGGTCCTTGATACGTTATCTCACCGCCATCCATCAACCAAAGTTGATTAGAGAGCGGTAAAATATCATCCAACTGGTGTTCACTGATAATCACGGTGATGCCGAGTTCGTCATGTACCCGTTGCAATAAACTAATAAATTCTTTGGTCGCAATGGGGTCGAGTTGCGCTGTTGGTTCATCCAACAGTAAAAGATCTGGCTGTAAAATCAAAACCGACGCTAGGTTGACCAGTTGTTTTTGGCCACCCGATAAATCATGCACGGAAGCATACAGCAAATCTTGGAAACCTAAAAAGCTGACTAATTCGGCAATTCGTTTTTGAATATTTGCACTCTTTTCACCAATATTCTCGAGTGAAAAAGCGAGTTCCTGAATGACCGTATCCATCACTAATTGGTTATCCGGATTTTGAAAGACCATCCCAATCTTCTGCGCACTTAACCCTTGCGATAAATCAGCTAACGGTTGGCCCTCGAAAATAATCTCACCCGACCGTTTACCAACGGGCCAGAGTTCTTTTTTGAGTTGGCGCAATAAGGTGGTCTTCCCGCTACCCGAGTTCCCAGCTAACGTAATGAAGTCACCCGTCTGAACGGTTAAATTAATGTCTTTCAGATTTTGTTGGGTTGCTAATGCATACTGAAAATTAAATTGTTTTATTTGCGCAATGTCCACCATAAATATTCCCATCCTTCTAGTAATAGCGGCAAACTATCAATTAATAAGACTAACACTAAACATAGCCAACCAATTTGATTCAAATGAATCGAGCCAAGTATTGGATAAATCGCTAAGCGGCCAATCCCCTGTTTAGCAAAATAAAAACAAAGTGCACTGCCTGCTACAAGACTTGCCAATACCCAACCATCCCGTTGGGTAAATCGATAACGTTGATAACTCGTTCGCTTCTGTGACCCATAACCACGGGCCGTCATTGAATCAGCCGTTTGTAGTGCGTCAACCAATGAATTAATCAATAATACTTCCATCAAACGCATCCCGGCATGTGATCGGGCTCTAACACTCCCCGTTTCCATCTGCACACCACGTGTTCTTTGGACATTCTTGATATTGGTAAACCGCCGAATAAATAGTGGGACAAACCGCATCGTAATCATCGTTAATAAAGTTAGTTGCGGTGAAATCCGCACAAATAAATATAAGAACTTATGATTCGTCATACTCTGATTATAGGAAACAAACACTAGCATTAAGATCGCCAGCGAAAGCGCCATTAAAAAACCGTACATGACAGCCTCTGCTGTGATCACCGTCCCACCAAACGTCGCAATCACGTGCGCCCCATGATTATTCATAATAGGATTCATCACGACGATAAAGAGCATCATGAACAATGCACCCTGCAATGTCCCCAGTGTTTTCTTCTGGTTTTTCGCAAGCAAGTTCACTGCAATCATCATCAACAATTCACTTACAAGAAAAATCGGATGAATAAAAACCATTGAGAACGCAATTGCAATCACGTAATACGCAAAGATGACGATTGGATTTAATTGATCAAAGACCAGTTGCGATTTTAACCCTGAGGCGCGTTGCGATCGTTCCCGAGATTTTCCGTATACATCCAATCAATCACATCTCCACTCTTAACAGGATAATTACCACAAGAATAGTTAGGAAAACTGCCATTCACTCGATAAAGCCATCCGCTTAACGGTCCTTTATCAAATTCGAATAGCCCATTAATGCCTTTGATATAGACGCCGCCGCCCGTCCCACGATAGGATAGTGCCATCCCGCGACTTTGCAAATCACGTTTTAAAACATCAATCACCATATCCCCATCCTTGATTTCAACTTGATCACCGTTCAACCATTTCGGATTACCTTCACTAATTGGTCCATAAACATTGACGCTCACCTTTTCAAGGACTGGTTGGGGCGTCGTAGTGGGCGGTGTAACTGGTTTACTTTCAGTTGATTGTGACGATTGATTAATGGCGGATTGGGTCGATGCCGATTGGACTGCCGAGCCTTGTTCTACAGCTTGTTGCGATGCTAATTGTTTGCTAGAGGCCGATTTTTGTGATGATTCATTTGTCTGTTCAGATTGACTGCTGGACTTGCGCGTTTCAGCTGTTTTCCGACTTTCAGATACCGCCCTACTATGTGACTCAGAGGCCTTAGATTTAACTTTACCATCTAAACCAACAGTTGCTGGCTTGACCCGTTTTTTTGATCTATGTTCCTCTTTAACATGTTGACTACGCGTAGACGGATTATCTTGAGCCACACTTTGATAGGTACCGTATCCGATGCCGCTTAAAATAACTAAACTACCGATAATCGCAATGATTCTCTTTTTAGACATATCTAACTCCTAACGATGTTCAACTTGACGCTTGAACCAACTGCCAATAATCCCAGTCAAAAGTATCAAGCCGGCTACAGAAGCAACTACTGTTGAGTTAACACCCGTTTGTGGTAATTGCTTTTGCTTTATTTGAGCATGATCTTGATTGTCTGCTTGGTGTTTATTTTCTTTTTCAACCGTAGTCACTTGTCGTTCAAACTTGAAACTGATTGTATTATTCGCTGCATTAATCGTGATGGATTTGGTTGGCGTGTCTTTTAATTGATAACCCTCAACTGCAACATCAGATGCATTAATCAACATTGTGCGTCCAACTCTTTGATGCTGCAATTGAATTGTTTTAAACACTTTGCCGTTTTGATCGACTGCTTGCACCGTAACGTCAGCAAACTGCGCTGCAGGAATTGTCCCAATCATTTGTTTCCGATACTGGAACGTCACGGTCGTTCCCGTTTTAGCAACTTGAACAGTTTGTTGTGCATTGCCTAATAATTCATAACCCTCAACTGCGACTTGATTAGCATTCACCGTAATGGTTTGACCAACGGGTTGTTCAGCTAATTGAAGACTCTTTAAAATTTGTCCCTTTTCATCAACTGCTTGGACCTTTACCGATGCTTTTTCAATAACTGGCGTTTTAAAATCATAAATTGAGCCTTTTCCCGCTTGGAACAACCGGTATTGGGCTAACGTATAAACGGCTTGTTCAGTTGACATCGCTAGCGATCCCATATCGTTATTAATATTCCAGCGGAACTGTCCATCTGCTCTTTGATAAGCGACCAGCCGTGAAATCGGGTTAGCGCCTTGATCGCCAACAAATGTTGTGACTGGATCAACTCCAGCTGCAATTAAGCCCATGACAACCATTGCCGTACTATTTGAGTTTTCTTCTGTCATATAAACACTAGGGATTAAAAAACCACCCGTTTGTGCAACAAATGTTTTTTCTTTCAACATCGTTACCGCTTTATCTAGCGCATCTTGAACGCCTGGGAAGTCACGATGCATCCCCAACGCCGTCATCGTCATCCCGGTCGTATCTAAATCACTTTTACTACCGAAAAAAGCCCAGCCATTTTCAGCGTTTTGTGCTTGTAAAACCGTTGGAATTAAACTATCAATCGCTTGCTGTGCCTTGGCACCATAATCACGCATGCTAAGGGCGATGATGCCGTAAACTTGCCCGTTGATCCCACCAGTTGGTGCTTTTTCAATAATTTTATCAATTATATTTAAACCAGCGAAGTTGGTTGCATCTTCACCAAGTGCTGTTACCCCAATTACCAACACTTCTAAATCGGTTGCCGAAAAACGTTGATCAGCGAGCATTGATTGTGCATCCGCAACCAAGGCATTATGATAACTCAAGCGTTGCGCTGCACTCAGTGTCACGCCTGATTGAATAGCTGCTAACGCTGACCATACATCTGGTTGGCCATTATTCAACAACTGTTGCGCCCCAGCCACCATTGCTTTTTGATAATCCGTACTAGATGCAGTACGTGGTGTCACTTGTGTAACCTTTGTCTCACTCGCAGACACCGTTTGTGCACTACCAATAACTGAAACAACAGGCATTATTAACATTAATCCTGTCCATAATAAGGTAAAAAATTGTTGTCGCTTCTTCATTTAACTCTCCTCATTCCGATTAACTTTGATACCCTATAATTTACCATATTTAGGAGCTAGAAAGTTGGCCCTATAAGGTTAATCTTCACAAATACGCCTTAAAAAAAACTTCATTTCAAACACAATTTATTCATATTTCCCGCCTAAACTAATATTTATTCAGTTTTAAGGAGGAAATACTTATGAATTTTATCAAGCGTGCTTGGCAAAACGTCATCTTTAAAAAAGGGCGTAGCTTCTTATTAATAATTGTGATGACCGTCATCATGATTTTTATCATGGCTGGTCTATTGATTAGAAATGCAGCCATTACAACCGTCAACAATACCAAACAACAGGTGGGCGCTAGCGTCACCCTTTCTGCAAATCGCGATCAAGCGTTTAAGAAAATGCGCGCCTCGGCTAGCAGTGATGCCCCAAGTACTACAGCAACGCGCCCTAAATTAACCATGCCCTCCGTCAAATTAAAAGACGTAACGGCTATTTCGAAATTATCCGGGCTGGCAAATTATAACGTCAGCGTCACGACTTCTGCGAACGCCTCGTCCATTGAAGCCATTACGACATCAAGTAGTTCAAATAATAGTGGTGGCATGATGGGCGGCGGCTCTGGCGGCAACGCTGAGTCATCCACTTCAACAGGTGACTTACAAATCACCGGAGTGCTCAATACCGCAACCCTCAGCGACTTTAAAGATAATACAAGTAAAATCACGAAAGGTCGCGCTTTAAATAGTAGCGACAAAAACACCAGTAATGTCGTCATCGAATCTGAATTGGCTAAAGAAAACAGCCTCAAGGTCGGCGACACCATTAAAGTCAAAGCCAGCACGACAGGCAAAAAAGCCTATACGCTAAAAGTAGTCGGGATCTATAAGACTAGTCAAAGTAGCGGTGGCATGGGTCCACAACAAACAGACCCCGCAAACGTCATCTATACGGCATACACATTAGCTAACCAAATTAAAGGTCAAACTGGCAAAGTGGATAGTGCCACATTCACGCTTAGTGACCCAACTAAGAAAAATAGTTTTGTAAAAGCAGCGAAGAAGATTATCAATACGAAGAAATTCACGGTAACAGCTGATGACAGTACTTACCAATCACTCAAACAATCCATGCAGAAAATGGCCAGTTTTGCTAATAAGATTGTTTGGTTAGTCGCTATCGCTGGCACTGTTATCCTCGCATTAATTATTATCTTAATGGTTCGCGAACGGCGTTATGAAATGGGCGTTTTACTCTCATTAGGTGAAAAGCGCGTCAAAATCGTGGGCCAATTATTAGTTGAAATGTTCATGCTGCTGATTGTCAGTTTAGCTTTAGCCGGCATTGGCGGACGATTCGCTGGTCAAGCGCTTAGCAAACAAGTTATGCGTTCCGTCACAACCGAAACGACAACCAGCTCACAAACAAATAACATGCAACCTGGCGGTAACGGCGGCCCTGGTGGCGGTCAAGCCCCTAGTGGCCAAACTGGTGGCAATCGGCCAAGTGGTCAAATGCAACAACCTGGCCAATCTGCTAAAAAAGCCGTCAAAGCAAGCGACCTTGATCTGAAGATTAGTGCCGTCACCTTAATGCAACTTGGCGCATTCGGCTTCACCATCATCGCATTTGCCGTCTTACTCGCATCACTCAATATTTTACGACTCGAGCCACGCAAAATTCTCATTGGATAATTATAGGAGGTCCACTATGTTAACAGCTAAAAACATCAGTTACTGGTACGATACTGAAGAAAATACACTTTACAAAGATGTTAATCTCGATTTTGAAGCCGGCAAACTTTACGGCATCATCGGTAGCAGTGGTGCTGGAAAAACGACCTTACTCACCATGCTTTCAGGGTTAGATAAACCGCGCCGCGGGAGTATTTTATACGAAGGTACCGATATCCAAAAAATCGGCTTAACCCAATACCGCAATCGCTATGTGTCCATCGTGTTCCAAGCCTACAACTTACTCCCCTACATGTCGGCACTCGACAACGTCTTGACTGCGATGGCCATTACTCATTCGACGCATGAAAGTGCCGCCGATTTCGCACTCGAAATGCTCAGCAAGGTTGGCATCAATCCCGAACTCGCCCATAAGAACGTACAAAAACTATCAGGTGGCCAGCAACAACGCGTCGCCATCGTTCGCGCCATGTGCTGTTCAGCCCCCATCGTTGTTGCCGACGAACCAACCGGTAACTTAGATGAACAAAATACGCAGGAGATCATTCATCTCTTCCAAGAATTAGCCCATCAACAACAAAAATGTGTGATTCTTGTCACCCATGAAAAAGAAGTCGCAGCAAGTTGTGATGTTCAGTATCATCTTCAAAATAAAACCTTTCAACCAGTTGCTTAACTAAGTAAAAAACGACTGAGCCTGTTTACGGCTTGGTCGTTTTTTAACGGGCATGCTATACTGAGGGCAATCAAAAGGAGGGCTTCTAAATGCTAACAATCTTCTATGGTTCTTTTAGCCATGCTGGCCAATCATTTATTATTGCAGCAACCCCCAAAGGTATCTGTTTTGTTGGTTCACCCGATGGCACTATCAGTGAATTAACCACTTTTCTTCCCCAAACGAAATTAGTTGCAAATCAAGCCGCAATCGCTCCTTATAGTGAATCATTAACAGCTTATCTCGATGGTGACCAAACCACGTGGTCACTGCCAATTGATATTATCGGCGGCACACCTTTTCAAAGAAGTGTTTGGACCGCCCTGCAAGCTGTGCCATATGGTCAAACCACAACTTACAGCGCTTTGGCGGCTCAAGTCGGGCACCCCACCGCAATTCGCGCAGTGGCTTCTGCCATTGGTCGCAATCCACTATTGATGATTATTCCTTGCCATCGCGTCTACCGTAAAGACGGGCAAATTGGGGGGTATCGTGGCGGACTTGAATTGAAACAAACCCTCCACCAGCTTGAAACTCAAACCAAATAAGGGGATTAATTTGAAATTTTATCAATAAAAGTCTATACTTATTATTAAGTCGGTGGTAGAATGTACGGTTACTCTACTCCTTTCAAATTAAGAAAAAGAGATGATTATTACGCAAGTAACTGATGTTTATGGGTTAACCCACGAAAACTGCAAGCTGATCGAAACTGAAAATGATTTTACTCGCATCTTCCTAGCTGAAGGTCCTGATGGTACACGTTATACGTGTTTACTACCTGATGCGAAACCCAATCCAAAGTCAAACCAACACTTTGAATATGGTAATCCAGCAGATGCACCATACTAGATACTAAAAAAGCGCCAACGGATATTAGAATCCGTTGACGCTTTTTTGTTGAAACGTGTTCTCGCCAGCATATTTCTGCACTTAACCAAATTTACCAAATCAGCGATTACATCGCCAATTTGGTAAATCCAGTCAATGCTCAGCACTCTATTCTGCCATTAATATATCCAAGAATTGTTCGCCGTATTTTTCTAGTTTATTTTCGCCGACCCCTTTGACATCTAGCATTTCAGTCAAGGAAGTTGGCATGATTTCACACATTGAATATAGGGTCTTATCCGAGAAAATCACAAACGGAGGCACACCTTGTTCTTCCGCTAAATCGCGGCGTAACTCACGTAGTTGTTCAAATAATTCATTATCTTCAGGCAACGTTTTTTGCACTTTGACCGCCATCTTGCGCGTCACTTTCGCTTGGCCTTTTAAGACTGCAACTCCCGCCGCCGTGATTTGCAGCACTGGGTATTGACCGCCAGAAGCTTGCAAATATCCTGAAGCGACTAAGTAATCGATCAAACCACTGATTTCTTTTTGCGAATCACCACGCATTAGACCATACGTTGGGAGTTCATCAAAGCGGAATTGCATGATTTTTTGATTCTTCGAGCCCGTCAATACTTGCGCCACCAACACTTTGCCAAACCGTTCATCCATCCGTTTAACGCACGATAAGACTTTTTGTACATCAATCGTGATGTCTTGTTCTTCACGCGTATCCAGACAGTTACTGCACCGGCCGCACGCTTCACAATCATCATCAAAATAATTGACGATGTACTGTTGCAAACATTGCTGCGTATTGGCGTACTGCGTCATTTCTTGCAACTTGGCATATTCTTGTTGCTTATGCGCTTCGTCCATTTCCGACTGATCGATAAAGAAATGCTGAATCTGCACATCATTCACTTTAAATAATAGAATCGCTTCACTCGGCAAGCCATCACGCCCGGCCCGGCCAGCTTCTTGATAGTAAGCCTCTAAACTCCCAGGAATCTGGGCATGCACGACAAAGCGCACATTACTTTTATCAATGCCCATGCCAAACGCATTAGTCGCGACCATTATCGGTTTGCGATCATAGAGAAAATCCTCTTGATTCTGACGACGCACCGCTTCGTTTAATCCGCCATGATACATTGTCACATCTAACTTAGCCTTTTCAATCAGCTTCGTGAGCCGTTCAACTTCTTTCCGTGTGCTGGCGTAAATAATCCCGGATTTTTGTTTGTTGACCTTTAAATAATCGATTAAGTAGCGATCACTATTTTGATTTTTAACTACTTGAAACGCAAGATTCTGCCGTGAAAACCCCGTCTTAACTTCGTGCTGAATGTTCAACCGTTGCATGATATCAGCTGCCACTTGCGAGGTTGCCGTAGCGGTTAAAGCCACAATCGTTGGTCGTTGGCGCATACTCTGAATCGTATCCGTCAGGCGTAGATAACTTGGCCGAAAATCGTGGCCCCATTGCGAAATACAATGCGCTTCATCGACCGCAATCAAATCAATCGTTAATTCAGCTAAATCAGCTAAAAAGTAATCCGAATCCAAGCGTTCCGGCGAAACATATAGTAATTTCACTTCACCACGCACAGCTTGGTTAAAGCGTTCTTGGACTTCCCCCTGCGTTAGCGTACTATTGATAAACGTGGCTGGAATCCCATTTTCATTAAGCGCATCGACTTGATCCTTCATCAAAGAAATCAACGGTGATACCACCAACGTTAAACCGGGTAGCATCAATGCTGGTATTTGATAACACAATGACTTCCCGCCACCAGTTGGCATAATCGCCAAGACATTAGTGCCTGCCAACAATGATTCGATCACATCTGCTTGACCTTCTCTAAAGTGATCATAACCAAATTTTTCTTTTAGTACCGCTTGTGCTTGCATGCCATTTCTCCCACCCGTTAAAATTCCTACCTTCTATCATAACAAAGATTCGTTAATTCCGGTTAATTGAATCTCAGTTTCAAGCATTCCTTCAATCAATTCTTACTGGCTGACAAAACCAGCGATTTAGTGTTTAATTAGAAGCATCAAAGACTGTCAGGAGGCTTCCTATGACCTTGGAAATTAATGCAACATTAACGGCTACCCAAACGATCGTCGATTTAATCGAACAACCCGTTACTCAGCTTTTAATTGAACAAACACCGGCTAATACAACCGCATTCGCACACCCCGCTTTATTCCTCGGTTTTGCGCAGCAACAACTGCAACAAATTGAACAACTCTCCCCACTTGAAACAGCCTCGACTGATCAAGTTGACACGGGTATCTGGATTACCATGGATCCTGAGTGGACTGAACAAATTGGCTACGTAGGGCAGCTATTAGCCGAACAAAATCAACCACCGATAACGAGCACCTCGCTTCCGTCCAACGTCTCTCAAAATTTCCGAACAACCTTAGCTCCAGCCGTTGAAGCCATCATCTTGGTCCTCAGCCGCTTTGGTTATCCCCTGACCAAAAGCGCACCAGTCAAAGCAAAACCGGCTAAAACACGTCATCGATGGACAAAAGCCGTCAGCCAAATCGAATTCACTGTTGCTACGCGCGAAGCACAAGGAACAGCCATCTGGCAAAAGCGCAAAGAGATGTTATTGAAAGCGGGGGCACAATTGTGGCCAACCGCGCCACTTAATAAGGATGGCTCGTTTGGCTTTGCTGCTAAAATGGGCACTCACTTGCGCAACGAACATGCAGCGCAAATTCAAGACAATCAAACGACTGAAGACATTATTTTCAAGAGCGTGAATGAAATCGGCCTCTTCTTGTACTTTGGTGGCACCAATAGTTGGCTCGAACTATGCGACACAAATGGTCGCTCAATTGACGACTGGACTAAAATCTAAAATAGAAAAGAGATTCAACATGCAAATTATCAGTTCTGGCATTCATCACGGCTACTTCGACGACCTCTACGGCGGTCATGGCACTCAATTTAACGCGGAAGGTGTGCCAACTTATTCCATTCCGTTTAACATTCAAGACGCACCTAGCGATACAGTCAGTTATGCTGCCGTTTTCTACGATCTAGATGCCTACGAAGTGACGCAAGGGTTTCCTTGGATTCACTGGACACTTGCCAATTTAAAAACGACCACTGTCGTGGCTAATGCTAGCCAACAAGCGCCCGATTTCATCCAAGGTGTTAATACTTGGCACAGTCCCAAAACAGACCATTTATCAACAGAAGCAAGTGCTTGCTACGGCGGGATGACACCCCCTAACCGCGATCACACTTATACACTTAAAGTATTTGCACTTGATACCACGCTCGATTTACAGCCTGGCTTTTACCTAAATCAAATGACAGCGGCAATGCGCGGTCACATCTTAGATAGCGCTATTTTAGAAGCACAATACCGCCAATTTAAACATTAGGTGACAATGGCCTTAACTCGGCTAACACTTTTGTCATCTGATCTTAAAATCGTCGCTTTTTTACGCTTAACATCGTATGATAACTTTATCAATTCGGAATAAGGAGTTCTCATTCAATGAAAAAAAACAATTAGCATTATTGCGATAATCGCCCTCATCATCGTCGGATTTGCTGGCTACCGTTAATACAAAAATACGTATGTCGGCGAAGTAGGCTACGCCAAAGTTGCTGCTCAATCTCCAGCTAAAGAAGCCACCAAAGATGATTCAGGTAAAACAGTGACTAATATGTATAGCTATCACTACCAACTAAATGTGGTGAAAGAAGATGGTAGCCACCAAGTGGTCCCTGTCGAAGTTACTGGCGAAAATCCAACGCCACTCACTCCCAACAGCTATGTCAAAGTTGAATTTAATTCAAAACGCGTCTTAAAAGGGCCTAATACTGTGTCCAAGAATCAAATTCCGGCTAAAGTTCTGGCGGGTTTAGATAAATAATAAATTAGCTTATCCTAGTACCATTAATACTTGTTATTAGCTGTTACCCTCTTAAATTAAGTTATTAAAAAGCAGTACCCTTGATTAGTTATCATGGGTGCTGCTTTTTGTATGTTTCCTGTGAAACATTTTGTTTTGTTTGATTTTCTTTAAGGCTTCACGTTGGGCGAAGATTGTTAGTTCGTGTTCTTCAACAAACGTCATCACCCACTCAGGATTTTCCTTACTATAGTTACGTAAAGCCCAGCCAATTGCTTTTTGGATAAAGAACTCATCTGTGTCAATATCTGCCAGAATGGCTTCTTCCAAAAACGCCACATTCGTTTTTTCGTAAAAACTGAGTTGTAGCGTAATCGCAATCCGGCGCAGCCAGAAATTCTCAGCACCTATAAAATGCTGTGCAACCCAATCAAACTGTTCAGGATGCAGTCTGATGTACTCTCCAAATACTTTTCGCCAAGCATCGATGCTGTCCCACCAAACTTTTTCCAACACCAACGTTAATAAATGTTCCATATCAGCCGGTTCCCACCAACGTACTGAACGCAATGCCATCTCGATGGCAACATATTGATACTCACGCGTTGGTTGAGCATATAAAGTCTCAATGAACTGCATTATTTCTGCTGGTGACAATTGTTTCACAGACTGCCACAATTCGCGTTCAATTAAATGGCGGTCCGGTGCTTTAACACCGTTAAATTCAAATTGACTCTGCATGTATTTCTTCATTGCCGCCTGATTTTCTGGATATATCGGTAATTCAAAATCCATGGTTATCCCTCCACTATATCGCCTCTAAAAAACTTGTGCCGTTTGTTTAGCTGTTTCAATAGCTTCCTGCATGATCACGTTAGCTTTTTCTGGCGAATGATCAATTCCTTCAATATTAATTTTAATGACTTCGTTAACACCGGCAAAGCCAAGGATTGTTTTAATGTATTGTGTTGCAAAATCTTGGCC
Proteins encoded in this window:
- a CDS encoding ABC transporter ATP-binding protein; this translates as MVDIAQIKQFNFQYALATQQNLKDINLTVQTGDFITLAGNSGSGKTTLLRQLKKELWPVGKRSGEIIFEGQPLADLSQGLSAQKIGMVFQNPDNQLVMDTVIQELAFSLENIGEKSANIQKRIAELVSFLGFQDLLYASVHDLSGGQKQLVNLASVLILQPDLLLLDEPTAQLDPIATKEFISLLQRVHDELGITVIISEHQLDDILPLSNQLWLMDGGEITYQGPVAGGLAAIWAQPALREFVPDVPHVFLQNELIAPADIAALPLTVVSGKQLIERQQWQLTHAKRKIATNDQVTILQAKHVSFQYEKNDPYVLDQLNLEVHTGDWLAIVGKNGTGKSTLLKLLIGLLQPRHGAIKLQGKKIGKWAQAELFKTVGYLSQTPSDHFSYDSVRQEFIERARQLKRVTPEQVAEEMLAKLGLQTLAERNPQDASGGEQQLIALGIVLLAQPQLLLLDEPTKGLDPIRKRALGELLTRLQAEGLTLIMASHDMAFSARFASQCALLFDGTIVSEEEPYAFFAHNFFYTTTINRMLRSQLPEALNWEEVHA
- a CDS encoding energy-coupling factor transporter transmembrane component T, encoding MDVYGKSRERSQRASGLKSQLVFDQLNPIVIFAYYVIAIAFSMVFIHPIFLVSELLMMIAVNLLAKNQKKTLGTLQGALFMMLFIVVMNPIMNNHGAHVIATFGGTVITAEAVMYGFLMALSLAILMLVFVSYNQSMTNHKFLYLFVRISPQLTLLTMITMRFVPLFIRRFTNIKNVQRTRGVQMETGSVRARSHAGMRLMEVLLINSLVDALQTADSMTARGYGSQKRTSYQRYRFTQRDGWVLASLVAGSALCFYFAKQGIGRLAIYPILGSIHLNQIGWLCLVLVLLIDSLPLLLEGWEYLWWTLRK
- a CDS encoding DUF4430 domain-containing protein; this translates as MSKKRIIAIIGSLVILSGIGYGTYQSVAQDNPSTRSQHVKEEHRSKKRVKPATVGLDGKVKSKASESHSRAVSESRKTAETRKSSSQSEQTNESSQKSASSKQLASQQAVEQGSAVQSASTQSAINQSSQSTESKPVTPPTTTPQPVLEKVSVNVYGPISEGNPKWLNGDQVEIKDGDMVIDVLKRDLQSRGMALSYRGTGGGVYIKGINGLFEFDKGPLSGWLYRVNGSFPNYSCGNYPVKSGDVIDWMYTENLGNDRNAPQG
- a CDS encoding MucBP domain-containing protein, with translation MKKRQQFFTLLWTGLMLIMPVVSVIGSAQTVSASETKVTQVTPRTASSTDYQKAMVAGAQQLLNNGQPDVWSALAAIQSGVTLSAAQRLSYHNALVADAQSMLADQRFSATDLEVLVIGVTALGEDATNFAGLNIIDKIIEKAPTGGINGQVYGIIALSMRDYGAKAQQAIDSLIPTVLQAQNAENGWAFFGSKSDLDTTGMTMTALGMHRDFPGVQDALDKAVTMLKEKTFVAQTGGFLIPSVYMTEENSNSTAMVVMGLIAAGVDPVTTFVGDQGANPISRLVAYQRADGQFRWNINNDMGSLAMSTEQAVYTLAQYRLFQAGKGSIYDFKTPVIEKASVKVQAVDEKGQILKSLQLAEQPVGQTITVNANQVAVEGYELLGNAQQTVQVAKTGTTVTFQYRKQMIGTIPAAQFADVTVQAVDQNGKVFKTIQLQHQRVGRTMLINASDVAVEGYQLKDTPTKSITINAANNTISFKFERQVTTVEKENKHQADNQDHAQIKQKQLPQTGVNSTVVASVAGLILLTGIIGSWFKRQVEHR
- a CDS encoding ABC transporter permease produces the protein MNFIKRAWQNVIFKKGRSFLLIIVMTVIMIFIMAGLLIRNAAITTVNNTKQQVGASVTLSANRDQAFKKMRASASSDAPSTTATRPKLTMPSVKLKDVTAISKLSGLANYNVSVTTSANASSIEAITTSSSSNNSGGMMGGGSGGNAESSTSTGDLQITGVLNTATLSDFKDNTSKITKGRALNSSDKNTSNVVIESELAKENSLKVGDTIKVKASTTGKKAYTLKVVGIYKTSQSSGGMGPQQTDPANVIYTAYTLANQIKGQTGKVDSATFTLSDPTKKNSFVKAAKKIINTKKFTVTADDSTYQSLKQSMQKMASFANKIVWLVAIAGTVILALIIILMVRERRYEMGVLLSLGEKRVKIVGQLLVEMFMLLIVSLALAGIGGRFAGQALSKQVMRSVTTETTTSSQTNNMQPGGNGGPGGGQAPSGQTGGNRPSGQMQQPGQSAKKAVKASDLDLKISAVTLMQLGAFGFTIIAFAVLLASLNILRLEPRKILIG
- a CDS encoding ABC transporter ATP-binding protein; this translates as MLTAKNISYWYDTEENTLYKDVNLDFEAGKLYGIIGSSGAGKTTLLTMLSGLDKPRRGSILYEGTDIQKIGLTQYRNRYVSIVFQAYNLLPYMSALDNVLTAMAITHSTHESAADFALEMLSKVGINPELAHKNVQKLSGGQQQRVAIVRAMCCSAPIVVADEPTGNLDEQNTQEIIHLFQELAHQQQKCVILVTHEKEVAASCDVQYHLQNKTFQPVA